In Rhinatrema bivittatum chromosome 1, aRhiBiv1.1, whole genome shotgun sequence, a single genomic region encodes these proteins:
- the MBLAC2 gene encoding metallo-beta-lactamase domain-containing protein 2 isoform X1, with the protein MSALEWYAHKSLGDGVYWIQERFYESGNRANIWLVRGSQQDVVIDTGLGLRSLPEYLQAAGLVSPARNGGPPRRPLLAVATHVHFDHAGGLHQFEQVAVHQYEADALARGDNFETVTWLSDSEVVRAPSPGWTARQFCVRPVQPTHVLQDGDIISLGDRQLTVLHMPGHSRGSICLHDRDRKVLFSGDVVYDGSMIDWLPHSSIRDYVGTCERLIELVDRGLVEKVLPGHYNTFGAERLYRLASNYISNAGVCHKVSTCAMRLTANVALRVTNLRRPTT; encoded by the exons ATGTCGGCCTTGGAGTGGTACGCGCACAAGTCCTTGGGCGACGGGGTGTACTGGATCCAAGAGCGCTTCTACGAGTCCGGCAATCGCGCCAACATCTGGCTGGTGCGCGGCTCGCAGCAGGACGTGGTGATCGACACTGGTCTGGGGCTACGCAGCCTGCCTGAGTACCTGCAAGCGGCCGGGCTGGTGTCGCCGGCGCGCAACGGGGGCCCCCCTCGCCGGCCGCTGCTGGCCGTCGCCACGCACGTGCACTTCGACCACGCGGGCGGGTTGCACCAGTTCGAGCAGGTGGCCGTGCACCAATACGAAGCCGACGCCCTAGCGCGGGGCGACAACTTCGAGACAGTGACGTGGCTGTCCGATAGCGAAGtggtgcgcgcgccgagccccggCTGGACCGCGCGCCAGTTCTGCGTGCGCCCAGTGCAGCCCACCCACGTGCTGCAAGACG GTGATATCATCAGTCTTGGTGACCGGCAGCTGACAGTCTTGCATATGCCAGGGCACTCTCGCGGAAGCATATGCTTACATGACAGGGATCGCAAAGTGCTCTTCAGCGGAGATGTTGTGTACGATGGATCGATGATAGACTGGCTTCCTCACAGCAGCATAAGAGATTATGTTGGAACCTGTGAGCGTCTAATAGAACTAGTGGACAGAGGTCTGGTGGAGAAAGTGCTTCCTGGGCACTATAACACTTTTGGAGCTGAAAGGCTATATCGGTTAGCTTCCAATTATATTTCGAATGCTGGGGTATGTCATAAAGTTTCCACGTGTGCCATGAGATTAACTGCAAATGTGGCTCTTCGTGTTACAAATTTGAGAAGACCAACTACTTAG
- the MBLAC2 gene encoding metallo-beta-lactamase domain-containing protein 2 isoform X2, with the protein MSALEWYAHKSLGDGVYWIQERFYESGNRANIWLVRGSQQDVVIDTGLGLRSLPEYLQAAGLVSPARNGGPPRRPLLAVATHVHFDHAGGLHQFEQVAVHQYEADALARGDNFETVTWLSDSEVVRAPSPGWTARQFCVRPVQPTHVLQDGDIISLGDRQLTVLHMPGHSRGSICLHDRDRKVLFSGDVVYDGSMIDWLPHSSIRDYVGTCERLIELVDRGLVEKVLPGHYNTFGAERLYRLASNYISNAGMHGY; encoded by the exons ATGTCGGCCTTGGAGTGGTACGCGCACAAGTCCTTGGGCGACGGGGTGTACTGGATCCAAGAGCGCTTCTACGAGTCCGGCAATCGCGCCAACATCTGGCTGGTGCGCGGCTCGCAGCAGGACGTGGTGATCGACACTGGTCTGGGGCTACGCAGCCTGCCTGAGTACCTGCAAGCGGCCGGGCTGGTGTCGCCGGCGCGCAACGGGGGCCCCCCTCGCCGGCCGCTGCTGGCCGTCGCCACGCACGTGCACTTCGACCACGCGGGCGGGTTGCACCAGTTCGAGCAGGTGGCCGTGCACCAATACGAAGCCGACGCCCTAGCGCGGGGCGACAACTTCGAGACAGTGACGTGGCTGTCCGATAGCGAAGtggtgcgcgcgccgagccccggCTGGACCGCGCGCCAGTTCTGCGTGCGCCCAGTGCAGCCCACCCACGTGCTGCAAGACG GTGATATCATCAGTCTTGGTGACCGGCAGCTGACAGTCTTGCATATGCCAGGGCACTCTCGCGGAAGCATATGCTTACATGACAGGGATCGCAAAGTGCTCTTCAGCGGAGATGTTGTGTACGATGGATCGATGATAGACTGGCTTCCTCACAGCAGCATAAGAGATTATGTTGGAACCTGTGAGCGTCTAATAGAACTAGTGGACAGAGGTCTGGTGGAGAAAGTGCTTCCTGGGCACTATAACACTTTTGGAGCTGAAAGGCTATATCGGTTAGCTTCCAATTATATTTCGAATGCTGGG